The genomic segment ACTCATGTGTTCTTCCATAACTTCTCTTGTCTTTGGATTCAACGTACGAACAGTTCCATTTACAGTCACTGTGTTAGGAAGAATCGTCCCTTTTGTTCCACCTTGAATTTGTCCAACACTGAGCACAACTGAATCGAGCGGATCAATTTGTCGACTTACAATTTGTTGAAGTGCAACAAGAATTTGTGCAGTGATCATAACAGCGTCGACCGCTAGATGCGGATGTGCTGCATGTCCACCTCTACCTGTTACTGTAAGTTCGAATATATCCACAGCAGCACCGCTGTAAACACCATTCGAAACAGAAAATTCACCAACTTTTAATGAGGGTGCGACATGTAGACCGGCAATCATATCCATCACTGGATTTTCGAGTGCACCGTCTTCAATCATCTTTTTCGCACCGAACCCAATTTCTTCAGCTGGTTGGAAAATTAGTTTAAGCGTCCCCTTTTCCAAGCCAATCTCGGAAAATACCTTTGCAACTCCTAACAAATTCGTCGTATGGACATCGTGACCACATGTATGAGCTACGCCGTCATGAATGCTTCGATAGTTTTCATCGATTTCATCAAACATTGGCAAAGCGTCCATATCTGCACGTAAGCCAAGAACTCGTCCATCTTCTTTTCCCTTCAAAATCCCAATAACACCTGTTCCTCCAATACTTTCTTGCACTTCATATCCCCATTGCCTCAGATATGTAGCTACCACTTTAGATGTTCGTTCTTCTTGAAAGGCTAATTCGGGATGTTGCCGTAAATCTCTCCGAATTTCAACAAGGTCGTCGTAGTTTGATAAAATTGCTTCGTATAATTGCGGATGTACATCTTTGAGTTTCTCAAAGTTCTCATTTATAACTTGAGTGACCAACTTACTTATCCCCCTTTCTAAGATCCATTTCTTCTCCATATTTGAATATAAATGATGCCATCATTTTAATTCCATCAATAAAATCTTCAACACGGATGTTTTCATTTGGTGCATGTGTGTTGGACGTGAAATTACCTACTCCAAACGAAACTGCTGGAATACCGAATTTTTCAGTTAGTTCATACATAGGACCAGTTCCGGGCGTATTCGGAATCACATTTGGTGGTTGTTTCGTATATTCCTCAATTGTCTCTAATACAGCTTTAACAATTATTTCAGATGGATGTGTACGTACTGCAATCTCTTTACCGAATGTTCGTATTCCAATATCACTAAATCCTTCGGCATCCAGATAAGTACGCAATAATACCAATATTTTATTTGGTAGTTGGCCAGGTACAAGTCGAAAATCAATTTTTGCAAACGCTTCCGAAGGCAATACAGTTTTTGATCCCTCACCTGTATATCCACTTTGAATTCCACAAATATTACATGTTGGTTCAAAAATATGCTTTTTCTTCAATTCTTCACCTTTTAAGTTATTAATAAATTCATCAATACCCAAGTGTTCCAATAACTCAGTCTCACTTATTTTATATTGTCTGATCATTCGAGACTCTTCTTCGGAAATAGGAGTAATATCATTATAAAATCCAGGAATTAATATTCGATCTTGTGAATCTTTCAGTAGATTCAATGCTTTAATTAATCGCCAAACCGGACTCCCAATAATTGAAGCTTGAGCAGAGTGAAGATCTGTATTTGCACCTTTGGCAAAAAGTTCAACATATAACAATCCTTTAACGCCAAGCGATACTTCAAGACGATTCTCTGCATCCCTATAACCAAATTCCCACACACAACCATCAGCATTAATTTTTTCACTATGTTTATCGGTGAATGCTCCGAGATTAATACTTCCAATCTCCTCTTCACCTTCAAAGATGAATTTAATATCAATAGGCAATTCACCAACTACCTCTTTAATTGCATGAACTGCTGCCATACGTGCTATTAAGTTACCTTTATTATCAGCAATCCCGCGAGCATATAATCGATCCCCAACAAGTGTTGGTTCAAATGGTG from the Sporosarcina psychrophila genome contains:
- a CDS encoding M20 metallopeptidase family protein; amino-acid sequence: MVTQVINENFEKLKDVHPQLYEAILSNYDDLVEIRRDLRQHPELAFQEERTSKVVATYLRQWGYEVQESIGGTGVIGILKGKEDGRVLGLRADMDALPMFDEIDENYRSIHDGVAHTCGHDVHTTNLLGVAKVFSEIGLEKGTLKLIFQPAEEIGFGAKKMIEDGALENPVMDMIAGLHVAPSLKVGEFSVSNGVYSGAAVDIFELTVTGRGGHAAHPHLAVDAVMITAQILVALQQIVSRQIDPLDSVVLSVGQIQGGTKGTILPNTVTVNGTVRTLNPKTREVMEEHMSQIAENIAKAFGGSCNLNYDYVTPALKNDDACKAFFVSTTRSAFGKDAVGFSNPSMGGEDFAYFTQEVPSVFFRLGTCSGDSTSNGIHTTRFNVDEKAILFGIGALSNLALSFLNK
- a CDS encoding M20/M25/M40 family metallo-hydrolase; its protein translation is MKPIHEYIEKNREYYLNWLTEFCEIPSVAAQNRGMKESVSYLEHLFSKAFNVHAEVLDTGGQPVVFSHLTGETDTILSFYNHYDVQPEDPIELWNTPPFEPTLVGDRLYARGIADNKGNLIARMAAVHAIKEVVGELPIDIKFIFEGEEEIGSINLGAFTDKHSEKINADGCVWEFGYRDAENRLEVSLGVKGLLYVELFAKGANTDLHSAQASIIGSPVWRLIKALNLLKDSQDRILIPGFYNDITPISEEESRMIRQYKISETELLEHLGIDEFINNLKGEELKKKHIFEPTCNICGIQSGYTGEGSKTVLPSEAFAKIDFRLVPGQLPNKILVLLRTYLDAEGFSDIGIRTFGKEIAVRTHPSEIIVKAVLETIEEYTKQPPNVIPNTPGTGPMYELTEKFGIPAVSFGVGNFTSNTHAPNENIRVEDFIDGIKMMASFIFKYGEEMDLRKGDK